Proteins encoded together in one Carya illinoinensis cultivar Pawnee chromosome 3, C.illinoinensisPawnee_v1, whole genome shotgun sequence window:
- the LOC122302204 gene encoding uncharacterized protein LOC122302204 → MNSATTSCEADEWELYNDDGFVYKRKKRRLDPAAAAQTPSNTDPEAEERNQRERKRATLLKLKARYQSEIDRWELLSDALRAMEEKYRHCQSQSSVRQQQLSEREEKEPTASFSASSLHLPEFVNGSLVDELLLQVEAEEAVIHDVSHLCDVAEAMCSAQEERLKQSLIDLPIWASPHELIASLCDN, encoded by the exons ATGAACTCGGCGACCACTTCTTGTGAAGCCGACGAATGGGAGCTTTATAACGACGATGGCTTCGTCTACAAGCGTAAGAAGCGCCGCCTCGACCCAGCGGCCGCTGCACAGACCCCGTCGAATACGGATCCCGAGGCGGAGGAGAGGAATCAGAGGGAGCGTAAGAGAGCGACGCTGCTGAAACTGAAGGCACGGTACCAGAGTGAGATCGACCGGTGGGAGCTTTTATCGGACGCCTTGCGTGCAATGGAGGAGAAATACCGTCACTGTCAGAGTCAGAGTTCGGTCAGACAGCAACAATTAAGCGAACGAGAGGAAAAAGAGCCCACGGCGTCGTTCAGTGCTTCGTCTTTGCATTTGCCTGAATTTGTTAATGGGTCACTCGTGGATGAGCTTCTCTTACAG GTGGAAGCCGAGGAAGCGGTAATTCATGATGTCTCACATCTATGTGATGTAGCAGAAGCTATGTGCAGTGCACAAGAGGAACGGTTGAAGCAATCTTTAATCGATCTTCCAATATGGGCTTCACCACATGAGCTCATTGCATCATTGTGTGATAATTGA
- the LOC122302657 gene encoding uncharacterized protein LOC122302657 — protein sequence MGTPFRSGILRKPNETMRLIVTTLVGVIFGFFMGISFPTLSLTKMNLPTSLFPSIDLAYIEGKYSGLSTGALLHAWSSLKGNGVRSTRLYKFNDTKIWVPTNPRGAERLPPGIVASESDFFLRRLWGQPSEDLTIKPKYLVTFTVGYDQRNNIDAAVKKFSENFTILLFHYDGRTSEWEEFEWSRRAIHVSARKQTKWWYAKRFLHPDIVAAYDYIFMWDEDLGVEHFDAEEYIKLVRKHGLEISQPGLEPNQGLTWQMTKRRGNGEVHKDTEEKPGWCTDPHLPPCAAFVEIMATVFSRDAWRCVWYMIQNDLVHGWGLDFALRKCVEPAHEKIGVVDAQWIVHQSVPSLGNQGQAESGRAPWEGVRERCRREWKMFQERMVNAEKEHFMAMGKDAPNSTAR from the exons ATGGGAACTCCCTTCCGCAG TGGAATTCTAAGAAAACCGAATGAGACAATGAGGCTTATTGTAACAACTTTGGTTGGAGTTATATTCGGCTTCTTTAtgggaatatcatttccaaCACTCTCATTAACCAAG ATGAATCTTCCAACCAGCCTTTTTCCTTCCATTGATCTCGCATATATTGAAGGCAAGTACTCAGGGCTTTCAACTGGAGCATTGTTGCATGCTTGGTCTTCTTTGAAGGGTAATGGAGTCCGCTCCACTCGGCTTTACAAGTTTAATGATACAAAG ATTTGGGTTCCGACAAATCCTCGAGGGGCCGAAAGACTACCTCCTGGTATTGTTGCATCTGAGTCTGATTTTTTTCTCCGCCGACTTTGGGGTCAGCCTAGCGAG GACTTAACCATCAAGCCAAAGTATCTTGTTACCTTCACTGTTGGTTATGATCagagaaacaatattgatgCGGCGGTTAAAAAG TTCTCTGAGAACTTCACCATTCTCTTGTTTCACTATGATGGTCGGACAAGTGAATGGGAGGAGTTTGAATGGTCAAGGAGAGCTATCCATGTGAGTGCTCGGAAACAAACCAAATG GTGGTATGCCAAACGTTTTCTGCATCCTGACATTGTTGCTGCCTACGACTACATTTTTATGTGGGATGAGGATCTTGGAGTGGAGCATTTTGATGCGGAGGA atatataaaattggtgaggaAGCATGGTTTGGAGATTTCACAGCCTGGTTTAGAACCAAATCAGGGATTAACATGGCAGATGACAAAGAGGAGAGGCAATGGCGAAGTTCACAA GGACACTGAGGAGAAACCTGGATGGTGTACTGATCCACATTTGCCACCCTGTGCTGC GTTTGTTGAGATCATGGCAACTGTATTTTCGCGGGATGCATGGCGTTGTGTTTGGTACATGATTCAG AACGATCTGGTTCATGGATGGGGTCTAGATTTTGCTCTTAGGAAATGTGTAGAG CCTGCACACGAGAAAATAGGAGTTGTAGATGCTCAATGGATTGTTCATCAAAGTGTTCCTTCACTCGGGAACCAG GGACAAGCAGAGAGTGGGAGGGCACCTTGGGAAGGG GTTAGAGAGAGGTGTAGGAGAGAATGGAAAATGTTCCAAGAGCGAATGGTTAATGCGGAAAAAGAACATTTTATGGCGATGGGAAAGGATGCACCAAATTCCACAGCTCGTTAG
- the LOC122302662 gene encoding SAGA-associated factor 29 homolog A isoform X3, with translation MSSPDIPAILEHSKELDRLRKEQEDVLVEINKMHKRLQAAPEVVEKPGDSSLSKLKALYTHAKELSENEVTISNSLMGQLDTLLPSGPSGQQRRRIEGSDQKRRKMKTDSDISRISPNARSQLEAWASLKGEQVAARVTPDESEKDEWFVVKVIHFDKETKLFEVLDEEPGDDDEGGGQRKYKLPMSSIIPFPKRNDPATAQDFPPGRQVLAVYPGTTALYKATVVNNNRKVFT, from the exons ATGTCGTCGCCTGACATTCCCGCTATATTGGAGCACTCCAAGGAGCTCGATCGGTTGAGGAAAGAGCAAGAGGATGTGCTCGTCGAGATCAACAAGATGCACAAGAGGCTCCAAGCCG CTCCTGAGGTGGTTGAAAAGCCTGGTGACAGTTCGTTATCAAAGTTGAAAGCTTTGTATACTCATGCAAAAGAACTGTCAGAGAATGAAGTAAC CATTTCCAACTCGTTGATGGGTCAACTTGATACTCTACTGCCTTCTGGACCTTCAGGGCAACAACGAAGAAGGATAG AAGGCAGCGAtcagaaaaggagaaaaatgaaGACTGATTCAGATATTTCAAGGATTTCCCCTAATGCGCGAAGCCAACTTGAGGCTTGGGCTAGTTTAAAGGGTGAACAG GTAGCAGCAAGAGTCACACCAGATGAATCTGAAAAGGACGAGTGGTTTGTTGTAAAAGTTATTCATTTTGATAAGGAGACAAAATT ATTTGAAGTACTAGATGAGGAACCGGGTGATGATGATGAGGGTGGTGGCCAACG AAAGTACAAGCTGCCCATGTCGAGTATTATTCCTTTCCCCAAGAGAAATGACCCTGCTACTGCCCAGGATTTCCCTCCTGGAAGACAAGTGTTGGCTGTCTATCCAGGAACAACTGCACTTTATAAGGCAACTGTTGTCAATAACAACCGCAAG